A portion of the Pedobacter cryoconitis genome contains these proteins:
- a CDS encoding efflux RND transporter permease subunit: MLKKFIENPVLSTVISIIIVILGILGLMSLPISQYPDIAPPTVSVTAAYQGANANVVMKSVIIPLEEQINGVEHMTYMTSTASNNGSATITIFFKQGTDPDQAAINVQNRVTKATSLLPEEVIKAGITTSKELSSQAYSFLLFSSNPAYDQKFLDNYLRINIMPQMKRVNGVGSTQIYGMQEYSMRIWLKPDAMANQGLIPDDIVAALREQNIEAAPGKLGENSNQSVQYTLKYTGRLQEVKQFEDIILRSAKQGGLLRLKDVADIEFGAQDYTTSLITQGKVSSGGAISQTSGANARELIIACENILKEASKDFPPGVTYHTFLNANDFLDASIEKVISTLAEAFILVFIVVFIFLQDLRSTLIPAIAVPVAIIGTFFFLKLFGFTINLLTLFALVLAIGIVVDDAIVVVEAVHAKLDQGAKSAKKATMHAMSEISGAIISITLIMSAVFLPVTFITGSAGVFYKQFGLTLAVAIVISAVNALTLSPALCAIFLKPHVPEDHKRPTGFLPKFYAGFNTAFEAVTNKYIGGVRFLIRRKWISIAGIAVFAGIFYFLIKTTPTGFVPNEDSGAIFGDIILPPASTLKRTEEITNLVDSIARSIPEVELSSRLAGMDLINGFGGSYGALFIRLKPWKERKGKNQDVTSIVNQLFAKTGHIKGAKVIFFASPTLQGFGNNNGFEVQLQDKTGGSYTNFSENIGKFMAALNQRPEIMYAATPFNMGFPELEVNVNVAKCKDAGVNVKTVLNTLQGYYGGLYASDFNKFGKQYRVMIQSHPDSRGKEADINKVFVRTDKGVMAPITEFVTLKKTYGPEFINRFNLFTSTTVTGTPKIGYSSGDAIRAINEVAAQTLGRGYSHEFSGLTKEELSSGSQTTLIFALCLIFIYFLLSAQYKSYILPMAVLLSLPIGLAGAFIFAKLFGIDNNIFLQISLIMLIGLLAKNAILIVEFALMHRLSGRSITQSAIYGAKARLRPILMTSFAFIFGLIPLMLATGAGALSNKSIGTAAVGGMLIGTLFGVFVIPVLFILFQALHEKISGVHPPKHEPSPLPESFNHVGFS; this comes from the coding sequence ATGTTAAAGAAATTTATTGAAAACCCGGTATTGTCTACGGTCATATCGATCATTATAGTTATCCTGGGGATATTAGGATTAATGTCCTTGCCAATTTCCCAATATCCAGATATTGCCCCGCCTACAGTTTCTGTAACGGCTGCTTATCAAGGTGCCAATGCCAATGTAGTGATGAAAAGCGTCATTATTCCACTAGAAGAGCAGATTAACGGGGTAGAGCACATGACTTACATGACTTCTACGGCAAGTAATAACGGAAGTGCGACGATTACCATCTTTTTTAAACAGGGAACGGATCCTGATCAGGCAGCGATCAACGTACAAAACAGGGTAACTAAAGCAACCAGCTTACTACCTGAAGAGGTCATTAAAGCTGGGATCACAACCAGTAAAGAGCTGAGTAGTCAAGCCTATAGTTTTTTATTATTCAGCAGCAACCCCGCCTACGACCAGAAGTTCCTTGACAATTACCTGAGGATAAACATCATGCCTCAAATGAAAAGGGTAAATGGTGTGGGAAGTACACAAATTTACGGCATGCAGGAATATTCCATGAGAATCTGGTTAAAACCTGATGCCATGGCAAATCAGGGCTTAATCCCCGATGATATTGTAGCGGCGTTAAGGGAACAGAATATTGAAGCTGCACCTGGTAAATTAGGAGAAAACAGCAATCAATCTGTCCAGTATACTTTAAAATATACCGGCCGTTTACAAGAAGTTAAACAGTTTGAAGACATCATTCTTCGCAGTGCTAAACAAGGTGGTTTGTTACGTCTTAAAGATGTAGCAGACATAGAATTCGGTGCACAGGATTATACCACTTCTTTGATCACGCAAGGAAAGGTTTCTTCTGGTGGTGCAATTAGCCAGACTTCTGGTGCGAATGCCAGAGAATTGATTATTGCCTGTGAAAATATTTTAAAAGAGGCTTCGAAAGATTTCCCTCCAGGGGTAACTTACCACACCTTTTTAAATGCTAACGATTTCCTTGATGCTTCGATTGAGAAAGTAATTTCCACCCTTGCAGAAGCATTTATCCTGGTTTTTATTGTTGTATTTATCTTCCTTCAGGATTTAAGATCAACTTTAATTCCTGCTATTGCGGTACCGGTAGCCATTATTGGAACGTTCTTTTTCCTGAAGCTTTTTGGTTTCACGATCAACTTACTTACTTTATTCGCTTTAGTATTGGCGATTGGAATTGTGGTCGATGATGCGATTGTAGTTGTCGAAGCGGTACATGCGAAACTGGATCAGGGCGCAAAATCTGCTAAAAAAGCCACCATGCATGCGATGAGTGAAATCAGTGGTGCGATCATTTCGATCACCCTGATTATGTCGGCGGTATTCTTGCCTGTAACTTTTATTACAGGCTCCGCAGGAGTCTTTTACAAGCAATTCGGACTAACACTTGCAGTGGCTATTGTAATCTCGGCGGTAAATGCTTTAACGCTAAGTCCTGCTTTATGTGCTATATTTTTGAAACCACACGTGCCAGAAGATCATAAGCGTCCAACTGGATTCTTACCTAAATTCTATGCAGGCTTTAATACTGCATTTGAAGCAGTGACCAATAAATACATTGGAGGGGTCCGGTTTTTGATCCGCAGAAAATGGATTTCTATAGCCGGGATCGCTGTATTTGCAGGTATATTTTATTTCCTGATCAAGACCACCCCTACAGGGTTTGTACCGAATGAAGACAGTGGAGCTATTTTCGGAGATATTATTCTCCCTCCTGCTTCGACATTAAAACGTACAGAAGAAATCACCAATCTAGTAGATAGTATAGCCAGGTCTATACCTGAAGTAGAACTTTCTTCCAGGTTAGCAGGAATGGATTTAATTAATGGATTTGGTGGTTCTTATGGCGCATTATTTATCCGCCTGAAACCATGGAAAGAAAGGAAAGGTAAAAATCAGGATGTGACCAGTATCGTCAATCAGTTGTTTGCCAAAACAGGCCATATTAAAGGTGCTAAGGTTATTTTCTTTGCTTCACCGACCTTACAGGGCTTTGGAAATAACAACGGTTTTGAAGTTCAGCTTCAGGACAAAACAGGTGGTAGTTATACAAATTTCTCGGAAAACATAGGGAAGTTCATGGCTGCATTGAATCAGCGTCCGGAAATCATGTATGCAGCAACACCATTTAATATGGGCTTCCCTGAATTGGAAGTAAATGTAAATGTCGCTAAATGTAAAGATGCCGGCGTCAATGTAAAGACTGTATTGAATACACTTCAAGGATATTATGGTGGATTATATGCTTCAGATTTTAACAAATTTGGTAAGCAATACCGGGTAATGATACAATCTCATCCCGATTCCAGAGGTAAAGAAGCAGATATCAATAAGGTATTTGTAAGAACAGATAAAGGCGTAATGGCGCCTATTACAGAGTTCGTGACCCTTAAAAAGACTTATGGTCCTGAGTTTATCAACCGCTTTAACTTATTTACTTCTACTACAGTAACCGGGACACCTAAAATAGGCTACAGCTCTGGAGATGCAATCAGGGCAATCAATGAAGTAGCTGCACAGACTTTGGGCCGTGGTTATTCCCATGAATTTTCCGGGCTAACTAAAGAAGAACTTTCCAGCGGCAGCCAGACGACCTTAATCTTTGCCCTGTGCTTAATTTTTATCTATTTTCTGCTGAGTGCACAGTATAAAAGTTATATCCTGCCTATGGCCGTATTATTGTCCTTGCCGATTGGATTAGCAGGTGCATTTATCTTTGCTAAACTATTTGGAATAGATAACAATATCTTTTTGCAGATCAGTTTAATCATGCTGATCGGATTGCTGGCCAAAAATGCGATTCTGATTGTCGAATTTGCACTGATGCACAGATTAAGCGGCAGAAGCATTACTCAATCGGCTATTTATGGTGCAAAAGCAAGATTAAGACCAATCTTAATGACCTCCTTCGCTTTCATTTTCGGACTGATTCCATTAATGCTGGCCACAGGTGCAGGTGCATTGAGTAATAAATCAATTGGAACAGCTGCTGTTGGCG